The following DNA comes from Miscanthus floridulus cultivar M001 chromosome 5, ASM1932011v1, whole genome shotgun sequence.
ATTCTCATTCTGATCCATAACTAAGTATTGCTAGATCAATTGTTCGTTTGAAGGCTACATCCAAATCAGGGGAGCAAAGTTCATACAGATAATGCACTTCAGTTTGTAGACATTTCAAACTGACAGTATAAACACTAAACAGATAGCAGACCTCGACATCATACACCCTGAATCCATTATATTGTTTGGATGCCCATGTATTCACCCCAATCCAGTTTAAATTCCACACCAACCACTCCAACACACATGGATTAAGGTAGATACATGAGCATCCAAACAAAGGCTAAGTAAAAGCACACAGCAACCGTATGGATATTGAGATGACCTCATGGAGGATTTGGAATTTATAAAGTAGCAAATAACATACTGAATCAAGTTTCAAACACCCTGAATCCATTACATTGTTCACTGCAAATAGCGTCATACAAAGTCATGCACAAAGTGCAGACCAAGCTATTAAGAGACGATACATGAAACATCATACATGTAACTGCAAATAGCATCATACATTGGTATGCACAAAGTGCAAACCAAGCTGTAATGTAAGAGACGATAAAACTAACTATTCAACAAGAACTGGTCTGAAATTCAATTCTGGGGCACGCAAGTAGCATAAATACCCCCACCTGAAATCACTGGCCAAGAAGTTTGGGAAGTTCAGATAAAGTATAGAACAAAACACCTCACAACAGCATCACTTCATCAGTTTGGCAGCATCAAGCTCGATCATCGTTGAAGAGTTGCAGCGTCCGCGGCCTCTTGGTACTCGGCTTCTTGGTACGCGGCATCTTGGTACTGGAACTTGCCTTGGCGCTTGGGAACAGCTGCAGCGTCTGCGGTGTCGGCGGGCTGGCCCTGGCTGCTTCCGCAGCAGCCATCGTCACCTCCTTCATGTCGAAGGAGTTAAGCGCCACCTCCTTCACGTTGAAGGAGTTAAGCGCCCGATGTGGGGTGGGCTCAGCCTGGACAGCCTCTGCCTCATTCTCGGCAGCGTTGTCATTGAGGTCATTCTCAACCGCATTCTCATTGAGGTCGAAAAGCGGCTTTGATTGAGACGACGGGGGCGTTTGCTGGGCCTCGGCGAGAGCCATCGGCACAACACTGCCCCCCGTGCCGATGGTTAGCGTGGCCAGCGATGGCATCGCGTTGCGCCGCACTAGCAGCACCTTCCCCACGTTCGCCTCACcctcattgccttcttcttcaaaCGCTAGGTCATTCTCGAGGGACTGCGGCACGACCCAGGAAGGATCTTCCTTCTTACCGAGCTTGTAGGCCACTTTAAGAGCGTCATTCGCCCTCTTCCGAGCCTCCTGCGCCTCCCGGGCCAGCCGCTCCGCGGCTGCGCGCGCCGCGGTCGCGTGCCGCTGCAGCAGCGCCAGCGCTATGCGCGACCCCAGGACGAGGACCCTCGCGCCGCGCTCGTCGAGTGGCTGTCTGCAGGGCGGCGCGTAGGTGAAGGGCCTTCCGTTCTGGGCTGCGGTGCAGGGAGGGCAGACGAAGACGCCGTCGGCGGGGGGCTCAGGGTAGTAGAGGCACGGGAGGTGCGCGACGGCCTCGCGGCAAACCTGACAGGTGACAGTTGGGGCTGGAGGGGCCATGAGCGTGTCGCCATCGTCGTAGTTGCACGACGGCGAGGTGACGAGGAAGATGCAGCGGCAGCAGTACAACGAGCGGTGGGAGAGGAGGATACAGGAGCTGCAGAGGCGGCAGTGCACGCCACGGCGTAGCACGTGGTGCAGAGGCCAGGTATCCGGATCGGAGGCGCAGCCGTCGCCGTCACAGCCGTGGAGCTCCCCGAAAGGAATTGGAAACACCTGGGCGGGGGATTCATCGGTGGCGCTGGGCCGAAAGAAAAAGGGCCGGTGTTAGTCGATTAGGGTTTCCCGAGAAAGGGGTTGACCCAATATTTCACAAATCTGAAAAATCTCAACCCAAACTAATAATGTAAAATTTCCATAGATAGAGAATACCTGTAACAATATTTTTCCCTTCTCTTGAGCCATTAGAAATTTCTAAATAGCAGGCCACAACTCGTCGGTGATGGAGATCTACCTAcacagcggcggcggtggagcaaCGGGTACGAGGTACATCAATATCGAACTCTGTGATAGTTTCCATCTCAGAGCTTATAATCATATAGAGGATTTCTTTATGCGATGCGCCGAGAGTTAGGTGTATCGTCGATGAATGGGAAAGCAGAATGTTTATGGTAGGACGCTAGCATTGGTTGTCTTAATAGCCTCTGGGAGGTGGCGTGCGTGGGTAGGGCCGGGGGGGGTGGAAAAGGGGATATGCGGCGGCTAGGTTTGAAGAGAAGGTTGGttagaaattattattattattattattaatgatAATTATTATTatgtattatattattattaattattaattatGTATTATTAGTTATTGATTATTATATCATTATTAATGTTCCAACAATATTATGGTTTTATGTCCTTGAATCACGATGTTTGTGAACCAAAAGGTTATAATATCTATGTTAATTCTTCACCAATAGTCCACATTTGGTTTCTACTAGGATAAACTAACAACAATGTATTGTATCCTGACACTACTACAACAACATTTCAAGAGACAACCCTTTATTTTCAGAGGCAAGCAAAATATGTTCTGATCTCCTAAAATGCTTCacgatttttagaggcggttgacCCATTTACAGTGATAGACGAATAAGCTATCATCTTCAAAAATCAATTAACAGAggtgaacctcttatgatgttcGCCACTAAAAACGAGGACCATTTTTAGAGGTGTACCCCTTAAAAGACACTCATCTAGAAATTGAGGCCCAAGTCCATTTAACCTCTCTCCAACCCTAGAAACTAACACCTCCCAATCTCAATCTGAGCCGCCAACCACTCCTCCCCATTGAGCACCCCCTCCCTCCCTTGGTCTCTCCTTCTCACCGAGCGACACATGTTTCCCTCTATCCCTCCCACAGTCTCTCATTCCCACTGGTGCCTTCCTCTCCTCGATCTCTGTTCGGTGCTTCACCCTCCCTCAGTCTTTCCTTCTCACCAATCATACCTTTCACTTCGCATATCTCACATGTCAATGGTCTGTGGCGTGACTTTGGTGGCTAGTAGATCTGCCCCCTCTAATCAACAGTTGTGCGTGGCCCTTGCCCTTCAAGCGATGATGTCGTGCGACCCCTATCGCTAATAATGACACAAAGGACCCCTGCCTACTTCATAGTGCTCCCACCTTGGCGCCTTTCTCAATGTCATCCATGGTAGTTGATTTGGTCAATGGTGCTCATGGGACTTGGAAGATAATGGAAATGGTTGGGCTCACTCTAGGCAGTGATCCATGTGTTTATTTGCTAGATCTATGCAGGGGCGGTGTGGTACGGTtgttcatcaacatggtgcaattTTGTGTTGGTAGGCTCACCTGGCTTCTTCGCACCCCGATGTCTACGAATCTCGATGAGGAGCACTACAAAAGTCATCTTTGCAAGGTCAACAACTCTACCGATGACTTTCATCAGCATACCTATGTGCCAAGGTGtcggggaccaaatactggggtaccaaaagaggaggagctaataaccatcaaacgttgatgcttctgaATAGGCAAGAACACGACTACACCTCTTATCCAAACGACCGAAGGTTAGCTCCATCATGTCCAACCCCCAAAGGttggttccgcctcacccgatgtctgagggcagactctgcctcacccgaccccctgggggcagactccgcctcgcccgacgttcgggggctagctccgcctcgcccgacgtccggggtctggcttcgcctcgcccgatgtccgggggctagctccacctcgccccacGTCCGGGGcttgctccgcctcacctgacgttcaggggtaggctccgcctcattCGACGTCCAggggctggctttgcctcgcccgacgtctacgcGCCGCTCCTTCATAACCACGCgcgtagataaggcagggcattcaagtcaaccgcaataccgaggaccataccctgcatgcctgta
Coding sequences within:
- the LOC136454561 gene encoding uncharacterized protein; its protein translation is METITEFDIDVPRTRCSTAAAVATDESPAQVFPIPFGELHGCDGDGCASDPDTWPLHHVLRRGVHCRLCSSCILLSHRSLYCCRCIFLVTSPSCNYDDGDTLMAPPAPTVTCQVCREAVAHLPCLYYPEPPADGVFVCPPCTAAQNGRPFTYAPPCRQPLDERGARVLVLGSRIALALLQRHATAARAAAERLAREAQEARKRANDALKVAYKLGKKEDPSWVVPQSLENDLAFEEEGNEGEANVGKVLLVRRNAMPSLATLTIGTGGSVVPMALAEAQQTPPSSQSKPLFDLNENAVENDLNDNAAENEAEAVQAEPTPHRALNSFNVKEVALNSFDMKEVTMAAAEAARASPPTPQTLQLFPSAKASSSTKMPRTKKPSTKRPRTLQLFNDDRA